TAAGCGTGGGGTCGGAGGTTCAAGTCCTCCCAGACCCACCAAACACATACTGGGGGCATAGCTCAGTTGGTAGAGCACCTGCTTTGCAAGCAGGGGGTCATCGGTTCGATCCCGTTTGCCTCCACCAAAAAGACTTCACAAATTAAAATAAGCTGCTATAATCGCCGCTCATTTTAATTTGCGAAGTCGGACAAAGTCCGCAAGCATCGATCTTTAACAAATTGGAAAGCCGAAATCAACAAACAAAGACAAAGTTGGTCGGATTGGATAGAGAACGGTTGCGACCGTTTAACATCTCTTTTAAGCAAAGCGCAAGCAAAGCTAAAAAGAAAAACAAACCGGCCACAGTATTTGGGTGATGATTGTATCGAGTTGTTCCCGAAACACAAAAGGCGGGAACAATACACAACAAAGCAGTAAGCTTTATCAAAGTAAAAATCTCTAGTCCCTGTTCTAGTCAACGGAAGAGCGGATTAAGTCAGAGAGGTTCTTGAAATGATAGAGTCAAGTGAATAAGTGCATCAGGTGGATGCCTTGGCGATGATAGGCGACGAAGGACGTGTAAGCCTGCGAAAAGCATCGGGGAGCTGGCAATAAAGCTATGATCCGGTGATGTCCGAATGGGGAAACCCACTGCATTCAGTGCAGTATCCATACCTGAATACATAGGGTATGAGAAGCGAACCCGGAGAACTGAACCATCTAAGTACCCGGAGGAAAAGAAATCAACCGAGATTCCGCAAGTAGTGGCGAGCGAACGCGGAGGAGCCTGTATGTGATAGCCGTTGAGATAGAAGAACAAGCTGGGAAGCTTGGCCATAGTGGGTGATAGCCCCGTATTCGAAATCTCATCGGTGGTACTAAGCATACGACAAGTAGGGCGGGACACGTGGAATCCTGTCTGAACATGGGGGGACCATCCTCCAAGGCTAAATACTCATCATCGACCGATAGTGAACCAGTACCGTGAGGGAAAGGCGAAAAGAACCCCGGGAGGGGAGTGAAACAGAACCTGAAACCTGATGCATACAAACAGTGGGAGCGGACTTGTTCCGTGACTGCGTACCTTTTGTATAATGGGTCAACGACTTACGTTCAGTAGCGAGCTTAACCGGATAGGGGAGGCGTAGGGAAACCGAGTCTTAATAGGGCGATTAGTTGCTGGGGCGTAGACCCGAAACCGAGTGATCTATCCATGGCCAGGATGAAGGTGCGGTAACACGCACTGGAGGTCCGAACCCACGCATGTTGCAAAATGCGGGGATGAGCTGTGGATAGGGGTGAAAGGCTAAACAAACTCGGAGATAGCTGGTTCTCCCCGAAAACTATTTAGGTAGTGCCTCGAGTAAGAGACTGATGGGGGTAAAGCACTGTTATGGCTAGGGGGTTATTGCAACTTACCAACCCATGGCAAACTAAGAATACCATCAAGTTGTTCCTCGGGAGACAGACAGCGGGTGCTAACGTCCGTTGTCAAGAGGGAAACAACCCAGACCGCCAGCTAAGGTCCCAAATGACAGATTAAGTGGTAAACGAAGTGGGAAGGCCCAGACAGCCAGGATGTTGGCTTAGAAGCAGCCATCATTTAAAGAAAGCGTAATAGCTCACTGGTCGAGTCGTCCTGCGCGGAAGATGTAACGGGGCTCAAATCTGTAACCGAAGCTGCGGATGCTAGCAATAGCATGGTAGGGGAGCGTTCTGTAGGCCGAAGAAGGTGTGTTGTAAAGCATGCTGGAGGTATCAGAAGTGCGAATGTTGACATGAGTAGCGATAAAGCGGGTGAAAAGCCCGCTCGCCGAAAGCCCAAGGTTTCCTACGCAACGTTCATCGGCGTAGGGTGAGTCGGCCCCTAAGGCGAGGCAGAAATGCGTAGTCGATGGGAAACGGGTTAATATTCCCGTACTTTGATTCAATGCGATGTGGGGACGGAGAAGGTTAGGTTAGCAAACTGTTGGAATAGTTTGTTCAAGCCGGTAGGTGGAAGACTTAGGCAAATCCGGGTCTTCATAACACCGAGAAGTGATAACGAGTGTCTACGGACACGAAGTAACCGATACCACGCTTCCAGGAAAAGCCACTAAGCTTCAGTTGAATCAGAACCGTACCGCAAACCGACACAGGTGGGCAGGATGAGAATTCTAAGGCGCTTGAGAGAACTCGGGAGAAGGAACTCGGCAAATTGATACCGTAACTTCGGGAGAAGGTATGCCCTTCGATGTGAAAGACTTGCTCTGTAAGCATTGGAGGGTCGCAGAGAATCGGTGGCTGCGACTGTTTATTAAAAACACAGCACTCTGCTAACACGAAAGTGGACGTATAGGGTGTGACGCCTGCCCGGTGCTGGAAGGTTAATTGAAGATGTGAGAGCATCGGATCGAAGCCCCAGTAAACGGCGGCCGTAACTATAACGGTCCTAAGGTAGCGAAATTCCTTGTCGGGTAAGTTCCGACCCGCACGAATGGCGTAACGATGGCCACACTGTCTCCTCCCGAGACTCAGCGAAGTTGAAGTGGTTGTGAAGATGCAATCTACCCGCTGCTAGACGGAAAGACCCCGTGAACCTTTACTGTAGCTTTGCATTGGACTTTGAAGTCACTTGTGTAGGATAGGTGGGAGGCTTAGAAGCAGAGACGCCAGTTTCTGTGGAGCCGTCCTTGAAATACCACCCTGGTGTCTTTGAGGTTCTAACCCAGGTCCGTCATCCGGATCGGGGACCGTGCATGGTAGGCAGTTTGACTGGGGCGGTCTCCTCCCAAAGAGTAACGGAGGAGTTCGAAGGTTACCTAGGTCCGGTCGGAAATCGGACTGATAGTGCAATGGCAAAAGGTAGCTTAACTGCGAGACCAACAAGTCGAGCAGGTGCGAAAGCAGGACATAGTGATCCGGTGGTTCTGAATGGAAGGGCCATCGCTCAACGGATAAAAGGTACTCCGGGGATAACAGGCTGATTCCGCCCAAGAGTTCATATCGACGGCGGAGTTTGGCACCTCGATGTCGGCTCATCACATCCTGGGGCTGTAGTCGGTCCCAAGGGTATGGCTGTTCGCCATTTAAAGTGGTACGTGAGCTGGGTTTAAAACGTCGTGAGACAGTTTGGTCCCTATCTGCAGTGGGCGTTGGAAGTTTGACGGGGGCTGCTCCTAGTACGAGAGGACCGGAGTGGACGAACCTCTGGTGTACCGGTTGTGACGCCAGTCGCATCGCCGGGTAGCTAAGTTCGGAAGAGATAAGCGCTGAAAGCATCTAAGCGCGAAACTCGCCTGAAGATGAGACTTCCCTGAGGGTATAACCCTCCTGAAGAGTCGTTCGAGACCAGGACGTTGATAGGTCGGGTGTGGAAGCGCAGTAATGCGTGAAGCTAACCGATACTAATTGCTCGTGAGGCTTGACTCTATCATTTGAAGAACTTCAGATGAAAGCTTACTGATAAGCGATACAACATTACCGAAGTTGATTAAAGAATAAATAAGTGCAGGAGACTGCATAACGGCTTAACCGATTTGTACAGTTTAAGTTTGGCGGCCATAGCGAGTTGGTCCCACGCCTTCCCATCCCGAACAGGACCGTGAAACGACTCAGCGCCGATGATAGTGTGGTTCTTCCATGTGAAAGTAGGTCACTGCCAAACACCCATTCCGAAGCCCCTGACATCATGTCGGGGGCTTTTACTTTGTTGCTTGCCGGGTAGCGGAGATATGGGGGAGGTATGGAGTATGGTGTTGCACAAGTCAGACAGAAGATTGCTGTGCTTCGGCAAAAGGCTTGAAGCACTTGGGGGCTTTATTTATGATGGGGTTGTAGGCGGTATCCGCTCGGATGCCGGGTTGACATCTTGATAACAGAAGGAGAAAGCTCATGAAAAAATTCCTGTTCGGTGCGCTGGCTGCGTTGGCGGCAGGCTTGTCGTTGGCGGCGGTAAACATCAATACGGCCGCTCAGAGCGAGTTGGAGGCCCTGCCGGGCATCGGCCCTGCGAAAGCCAAAGCGATTGTGGCCTACCGTCAGCAGAACGGCGGTTTCAAAACGACGGAAGAGCTGAAGAATGTGAAGGGTATCGGTGAGGGAATTTATGGCAAACTGAAGGCCGAGGTCACGGTGGCGCCGGTACAGAACAAACGTAAGGCCGTGCCGGCTAGCAAGTAGGCTGAACGAAGAACCCGGAAAATCACCGGGGAAAAAGCCGTCTGTAAATCAACTATAGGATTGCAGACGGCTTTTATTGGGGGATCGGTAGCGTTGGGGAGTTAGGAACAGTTGTTTAAATGGTATGGTCATTTCGCATGGAATGCTATAGCGTTGCTGTATTTTGCTTCAGGAGAGGATTGACTAAACTGCTGAAACAGTAAGCCTGCTATTCAGTATCATTTGTACTGCTTGTGGTTTTGCTGTCTTGTTTTATTTCGTGTGATCCGACTATATATCTGGGAATGGAAAATGGCTTGCTAGTTATTTCTTCTGTACTTTGCGGAAATGATGTCAAAAATTTTATTATTTCTAGGGCAAACATATAAGCAAAAGCTGTTACTCGGGTATAATAGAAAGATTATTTCTTTTGGGAATCTGCGATGTTGGTTTGTAATCCTTACGAAGTTGTAATACACGGTACGACGAATAAAGGCAAAGTATTCCGTCCTAGTGACTGGGCGGAGCGTTTGTGTGGTATTTTGTCTTCCTTTGATAAGAATAACCGTTTGTCGTATTCGCAATGGGTTCGTCCGATTTTGGTGGATAAGGTCCGGTGTGTGGCGGTGGATAAGAAGCTGGAAGCGGATAATCCTGCCATGTTCCGTTTTCTGATGGACTTTGCGGCGGACAACGATTTGCGGGTGATTGACTGCAAAGCATTGCTGGAAGAGCGTGAAGAGGCGGCAGGGCAGAACCAATCCGACGGGCGTGTATCGCTGGCGGAAGCGATTGAAGAGAAACACGCGGCAGAACAGAAGAAAACGCAGGAGCAAATGCCTGTTGTCGGCATATTGCGTGAGATTATGCCTGAAGAAACGGTTACGGCATTTGCGGCATTGAGCGTGTTGCGCTCGTCGTTAACCGACATCAACCGTTTTGTAGAGCAGATTAATACGCATCAGCGTCCTGCAGGATACCGTCTGCTGGGTATTTTTGAAGAAGGCAAACATAATGCGGTTGCGGTGTGCGGCTTCCATGTTGCGTATAATTTGGCAAGCGGCCATCATATTCATATTGATGACATTGTTACCATGCCGCAAAACCGTTTGAAAGGCTATGCTTCGCGCTTGTTGGAAGAGGTTCGCAGAATCGGTGCGGAAGCGGGAATTGAAAAAATCCATTTGAATGTGCATGTCAGCCACGATCGTGCGGATGCACACCGCTTGTATTTCAAAAATGGTTTTGAAATCATGGCGTATCATTTCCGCTGCAATACCAAATAGCAACATGCCGTCTGTAAATGTGATTTGCAGACGGCCTTTTTATCTTCGGAGGTTTGTAATGTTGGGAAAACTGAGTACTGTTTTGTCTGTATTGCTGCTGTCGGCTTGTGCGGGCGGGCTGTCTTCCGGCGGCTCGAATGAGTTTTACGGTGAAATCAAGGCAGGGGTGGAAAGTTCGCATACGCGGATAGGCCGTTAGCGTATGATGCGGTAAATCCATCGGCACATATTGTGATGAGATATGGAAAAAGCCGTCTGCAAATTTCCGGCGGATATTTGCAGACGGCTTTTTGTCGGCTTTTGATTATGCTTCGACCGGTTTGCCGCGTAATGAGAAAGTGTAGGCTTCGGTGATTTCCAGCTCTACCATTTGGTTAATCAAATCGGGCGTGCCGGTGAAGTTGACCACTCGGTTGTTGGCGGTACGCGCTTGCAGTTGGTCGGGGTCTTTTTTGGAAATGCCTTCAACCAAACAGCGTTGTACCGTGCCGATCATGGTTTGGTTGATGCGTGCGGTTTCCGCTTCGATGACTTCGTTTAAGGCTTCCAAGCGGCGCACTTTTTCTTCGTGAGGAGTGTCGTCGGGCAGGTTGGCGGCGGGCGTACCCGGGCGCGGGCTGTAAATGAAGACGAAACTCAAATCGAAAGCGATGTCTTTTACCAGCTTCAATGTCTGCTCGAATTCGCGTTCGGTTTCGCCCGGAAAGCCGACGATGAAGTCGGAGCTCAGGCACAAGTCCGGACGGATGGCGCGCAGTTTGCGGATGATGGATTTGTATTCCAAGGCGGTGTAGCCGCGCTTCATCGCGCTCAATACGCGGTCGGAACCGCTTTGAATCGGCAGGTGCAGGTGTGAAACGAGCTTGGGCAGGTCGCGGTAGCATTCGATGATGGCATCGGAAAATTCGCGCGGATGGCTGGTGGTGAAGCGCATGCGTTCGATGCCGGGGATTTCGTGCACGATACGCAGCAGGGTGGCAAAGTCGCAGATTTCGCCGTTGTCCATTTCGCCGCGGTAGGCGTTGACGTTTTGTCCCAACAGGTTGATTTCTTTCACACCCTGCTGCGCGAGACCTGCGATTTCGGTCAATACGTCGTTGAGCGGGCGCGAAAATTCTTCGCCGCGCGTGTAAGGCACTACGCAAAACGAGCAGTATTTCGAGCAGCCTTCCATAATGGAAATAAACGCGCTGCCGCCTTCCACGCGGGCGGGGGGCAGGTGGTCGAATTTTTCAATTTCGGGAAAGGAGATGTCGACTTGGGAATGTCCGGTGGTTTCTTTATCGACAATCATTTTGGGCAGGCGGTGCAGGGTTTGCGGGCCGAAAACCACGTCTACATACGGTGCGCGTTTGATGATGGCTTCGCCTTCCTGTGAAGCGACACAGCCTGCTACGCCGATAATCAGGTCGGGATTTTTTTCTTTCAGCGGGCGAACGCGGCCGAGGTCGGAAAAGACTTTTTCTTGTGCTTTTTCGCGCACGGAACAGGTGTTGAACAAGATGATGTCGGCATCTTCGGCGGCATTGACCTGCTCGATGCCGCCGTGTTCCTTTGCTAAAACGGCCAGCATTTTGTCGCTGTCGTATTCGTTCATCTGGCAGCCGAAGGTGCGGATAAATACTTTTTTCATGGGGTGGTTTCTTTCTCAGGTAGCCCGTAATCGCGGGGCTGATTGGTCATGTTTGCAGACGGCCTTGTCGGAGGAAAAGCCGTCTGCAAAGTGATTTTATGGCGCTTGGGAGGACAAGGCGGCTTGCTGTTGCCACATTGGCTGTATTATTGCTTGCGCTGTGCCGCTTGGTTTTGTTCGGCTGCGTTTAAAATCCAAATTTCTTGTACAACGCCCGAACCGTCTTGCTTGAGTGCGACAGTTTTACCGGTTTGTATGCCCAGCCGCCCGATAACGATAAAACGGTTGCGCTCGTTTTTAATGCGGACAAAGCGGGATACCGGCAGTCTTGCGGTTTGGCCACTGCTGATGCCCAAGCTCAACAGTTTCTGCCAAGAAAAGCCGCCGTAATC
The nucleotide sequence above comes from Neisseria animalis. Encoded proteins:
- a CDS encoding ComEA family DNA-binding protein yields the protein MKKFLFGALAALAAGLSLAAVNINTAAQSELEALPGIGPAKAKAIVAYRQQNGGFKTTEELKNVKGIGEGIYGKLKAEVTVAPVQNKRKAVPASK
- a CDS encoding GNAT family N-acetyltransferase yields the protein MLVCNPYEVVIHGTTNKGKVFRPSDWAERLCGILSSFDKNNRLSYSQWVRPILVDKVRCVAVDKKLEADNPAMFRFLMDFAADNDLRVIDCKALLEEREEAAGQNQSDGRVSLAEAIEEKHAAEQKKTQEQMPVVGILREIMPEETVTAFAALSVLRSSLTDINRFVEQINTHQRPAGYRLLGIFEEGKHNAVAVCGFHVAYNLASGHHIHIDDIVTMPQNRLKGYASRLLEEVRRIGAEAGIEKIHLNVHVSHDRADAHRLYFKNGFEIMAYHFRCNTK
- the miaB gene encoding tRNA (N6-isopentenyl adenosine(37)-C2)-methylthiotransferase MiaB → MKKVFIRTFGCQMNEYDSDKMLAVLAKEHGGIEQVNAAEDADIILFNTCSVREKAQEKVFSDLGRVRPLKEKNPDLIIGVAGCVASQEGEAIIKRAPYVDVVFGPQTLHRLPKMIVDKETTGHSQVDISFPEIEKFDHLPPARVEGGSAFISIMEGCSKYCSFCVVPYTRGEEFSRPLNDVLTEIAGLAQQGVKEINLLGQNVNAYRGEMDNGEICDFATLLRIVHEIPGIERMRFTTSHPREFSDAIIECYRDLPKLVSHLHLPIQSGSDRVLSAMKRGYTALEYKSIIRKLRAIRPDLCLSSDFIVGFPGETEREFEQTLKLVKDIAFDLSFVFIYSPRPGTPAANLPDDTPHEEKVRRLEALNEVIEAETARINQTMIGTVQRCLVEGISKKDPDQLQARTANNRVVNFTGTPDLINQMVELEITEAYTFSLRGKPVEA